tATTTAGTGTTTAGGAAATAAAAGTGATTTTACTATACTACATCCAATGTTTTCACTGCTGTTCTGAATTTTTCCATTTGTCTGTATAGGTTTGGTTCTGATTGTGTGGCTTCAAGTATGTTTGTGAGGACATTTCCGCATTGCCGGGACATGTTGGCAGGTCCTCACTACTTCAAGGGACTGCTGTCGGATTAAGAATTGGTTAGAATTAGCTACGTATAGAAAGGCAAACGTGTGGGTACCTTCAGGGGAAGTGATGGTGGAGGAGAGCGGCGTTCCAGTACAGGACGACTGGTCAATGGCTCCAGACGAGGAGAGAGTCAGGTTCTCGCTGTCTGGAGTCACTCggcactgtaaaaacaacaagagcAGTGGACAGCGGTAAGAGAGGAGCTCACGCAAACATTTGTGTCCACTTCCACAGCCTTCGGAGGACACTGAGATAAACAATAATGTATTTTCTCCTAATCTcgggttcacacacacacacacacacacacctcctggTCCACGGCGAGTTTGTGGCGACAGGCCTCCGATTCACTGCAGGacttctcatcctcctcctcaggaAGCACAGAGGAATTCTGTGAAAGTGACCTAAAATAACataatgaacaaaaataaaacaggagtaAGTTGTACATGTTCCTGTACTGTAACATCACAGACAAATTATCTTAACAGGATGTGGTTATAATGAGGGGaatttgtttgattaaaaaataataaaacaatgaatgtaatgtatatttagatttttgttttaaatgtgaaaaaaatcaaatatgaaagatcagtattacaaaaaaacaggaatattaACAATGGGTAAGGAAACATATCCGTCCAtcccaaagttttttttataattttgtgaGCTATAGCACATAATCAGGAGCTGTTTTGTTGCATCTCCACATTTTCACTCTTCTACTTTTATGTGATGCATACTCATCAAGGAAATGTTCCGAAATAGACTGTAAACTTGGGGAGTCTTGCAGCAGAAAACATCAAATGTTTGAACCAATCTGTACCTTTTCAAAGACCAGGGTAttttttggtaaaaataaattaatcttCATTGACACATTTGACTCTGGATTTAGTAGACAGAAGGACAGTAAATTGATATTAAAATAATCTGATAttccaaacagaaaacaaaccaacatGAACTGTCACTAATACTCACTTTGAACCACTCTTTTTGAGTTTGAGTCCCTGACTAGAGTTGGAGTGGTCTGGAGGGGAGAGGGAGCGGGCCAGTGCCGGGTGAGGCTCACTGCTGTACGGGGGCAGCGTTCCCGAGACGTGGCTGGGACCCgagtggagaggaggaggattcACCACAGAGGAGTTGAGGGGGCCGTTCAATGCCTCCAGGAGAGACACCACCTCATAGCCTGGAGGGATGTGCTCAGATGCCTACAAACCAGGAGAGGACACTGGTGAGTTTACTGATtagattattttatatttactcAGTTTTACTCAATTTAAGTGTCTGCTCTGTCTCACCGAATGTTCCTCTGAGTCAGAAGTCTGTGAAGTGATGACGGGGTTAAAGCTGGTAGGTGACAGAGGACTGAGTTTCTTCCTCATGGCTCGGATCTGCAGCAGAGCTCTGAAGGCTAAAAGATGacaatttaatgtatttaaataatttgtatatCTATTAATTGCAATGATAATGACATCTACACAGAAGTATTTTTGAGGCCCAAAATAATCTAccaaaatgtgttaattttaaaatgcaggggatctgtaaaaactattttcttaGACTAAATATAAATAAGTGCTATTAAATAAGATATGCTGCCAGGctgaaagaaataaataaagtgttttcagCTGTTGAATGTTTTCTGCTGAATACTGGTTGAAGAGAGGACACTTTGGAGCTGCAAGTGTTTGTATTCATCCCGTAAGACAAAGGAAATATTAAATAGACTGATCagctcaacaacaaaaagtgaaaataagaGATTGAATGGTTTGTGGACTGAAGCTGCTAAAAGCAATAAAAGGTCAGAAACAATAAGCAGGAGCCAATTGCAGGAggcaaaaaggcaaaaaaataactgccgcattgctgttttttgtcttgtcttgtgttggGGGGCTGAACAGAGAGCTCTGCTAAAGTAATTTTGTAATGTGTCTTTAAATTtgcatctttctctttttacacTCTCTCCCACTTAATGTTTCTGTCTGCTacagtctctctcactcttgTGTGTTTCCCAGATGAATTTCACATATTTTATGCCCCTGTACAGGAATGCctaaaatactaaaacaatTTGTAACGGTGAAAAAAATGACGTGATTCCTTAAatagaggaaataaaaacaacacaatttgaTTGTTTAGCGCCTAAAAATCACTCTGTGTGGAAAACACATGTACATCATTCTTCAAGTCCAGGTGTCCAGGTGTTAAGTCACAGAAATTGTGATTCCTGCTTAGCAACAATCTCCTACAGCCTGCAGATTAAATAATCCTTTTTAAGGACACCCACCGAGTCTGATGTGATTCCGATGTATCAATTTGTGCTcgaaatgttgtactttttctgttgtagtaaaatataaatgttaaacgGAGCATTAACAGAGTAAAGTTAATAGAGTAGGGGAGTACTTAAGAGGCAGCTTTTTCACTGTTGGAAAAGACTCATTTTGGGGGGAACTCACGCAGTCTGCAGATGGGGCAGCAGTTGGCCTGGTAGCGCAGAGTGTCTGCGCAGGCGTTGCAGAGACACAAGTGTCTGCACGGCAGGATGAGTGTGTCTCGCACATCtgacaaacacaccacacactctGCACTGTTGTCACTGATCTCATCGTCAGCAAGCTGGagatcaaaaaaacatttgaatattagaaatataaataatatttgaatTCATCCAGTTGAGCTGCTACACTGCCATGTCACTTCTGATGCAGTCAGAGAGGAAAAAACTCTCATGTCATCTCATATTTACCTTTGATTCTTGGCTGTTGTATTTGTTCTCTATCCCATAGATCTCCTGCAGTAGATAACTCACCCCATCCACCTGAGAAAAGGAACACAGTGAAGAATAAAGGCAGCAAGTCTCATGTGTTCAAGCAATACCTTTAAGAGGGAAATAAAGCTttagtatatatttttctttaaaaaaaaacataataaatattacacaaaagaaggaaggaagaaagagaagcaggtgCATTCACCACTTGTTTCTGCTTAAGAGGTTTCACACAGTAGCTCCCGTCCATGTGCTGCCAAAGAAAGCAACAGTTGATTATTACTTTGTCAAATTCATTCAAAAACTCGTCCAGgaagcctttatttatttttttgttcttttgcatTGTTTATGTTTGAACAACACTCGACTGAACTGTAATACTGCGTAGAGGACATCTGatgtttctacatttttggGTTTGAAGTCAGAGAGAAGTTTTGCCTCTGCTGCAGCATCCTCAAAGAAATGAGAGATTGGAGGCCTTGTTAATAAGCACCTCAAAATAGAGATGTTTGACTACaccaacatttttaattattaatctaGTATCAGGTTAGCCTAGAACAGAGTCCATAAATCTGCTCATGGCTCCAGAGTTTGCCTGAGAATCATAACGTTTAAAAGTTGTCTTCAGTTTAAAGTGATCTAGTGATAGTGTTGTGTACATCCAGGGGTACATTTTGAACCTTACAGCTAATAGCTAAATCAGTATCGTTTAAATGGTTCCAATGTGCAGAACTaaactaaatgtaatgttttgaaCTCAAGAGAGCATTCGGTAATGAAGATTTACAAGTTAGGAATCGTTTAATTACCACAGTGAGCAGTATTTGTCTTTACACTAACATCAGTTATACAAAACCCAAAGATGAGATATTTACAGTCATGAAAAGGGAATAGAAAAAAGGACCCTTATAGTAGAAGctgcaaatgtttggcattttagcTGGCAAAGTAAACTATTAATCAATATCAAAATAGCTAGTGAAAAGTGTAGTGGCGATACATTGTTTTGGCTCTATCTGAGAGTCCTGGCACTGTCTGTAGCACAGCAAATTCCTGCAAACATTTTGTGCCCCAGCCTGCCACAATTTCTCTGACAAAGAGTGTCTTTCCTACCTTTTCAAATGTAGCCAGCAGTATGTGAGAGTGGCCCAAATGTTCTGCAAAGAATAAAACAGTAGACAAGTCTTTGCTTAGACTTCTGCAGCTCTACAGTACTTTGACATCCGAACATCAGCATAGTAAGCACACAGCAACTCACCGTCCCCCTCATCTACAACGGCCTGCACCACCATGGGGAAAACCTCTTTGTCCATATCAAACACCAGCTgtggagagaaacaaaataGATTTCTATCTGCCCCTGTGTATAAATCAGGCTTCACAGCAGAGCCTTGTACAGACATGTGTTTCCGTGTTCAGCCGACAGACACAAGCTGCTTACCTCCTCGTCAGCCCACTCGCTGAGGTTTACGGTGTGTGAGGGCAGACAGAACTGCTGGCACACTCCCCTCTTGAAGTGCACCGTCTCAGACTGCAGAGAGCTGTCCTGGGGTAGGTAGCTGCCAGGAACACGTAGATAGTCAATGCACATGcaaaattgaacactacagctatataccaatgttgtttttaattgaaaaaaacaacaacatttgcacaaagcaagcatatgggacaaaaagaaatcaaaggacatatagaatagataaaaatgtctgattaattgcgattaattgtgagttaactatgacatcaATGCGATTAATCccaataaaatatgttaatcGTTTGAGAGCACTAAATAATTCAAACGAtgccaaaataaatatttaacattttcgAACTTTTTGAGTGGAAGTAATCTGTGCTTGTCTCGCGTGATTGCAGACTCTTGATTACAGACAGTTTAGTGTTTAGCAATAAATCAGCAGGTGCATTAATAAAGCAAcaatttgaaaacacacaaggcaAATTCTGAGTGAAACTAGATACATCGTGATCAGTAATATCAAAGATCTAGGCTAGATATTGACCAAAGTGATTGGTTATTGGATTTCTGCTCATCTTTCTTTACATGCATCCAGTGTTATTTGTTCAGCAGGAAACGTGTTTCCACTTACACTGGCACTCCGTTGTGAAACTCCTCTATGGCCTGGTAGTAGATGGTTATGGCCACCTGTGTGTCAGCGTCGAAGGTGAACTCTACGTTGTAGCAGGCCCTGTTCTTCCCCGCCGCCTCGTCACCCGGCAGTTTCAGGTCCTCACTGCACCTGCGGGTGAGAGAAGAGGAGATAAGGACGGTTGTTTGAAGTCAGTAATTAACATGCACACTTGAatcacttttcacatttttgtttgtttgttgtagcATTATTTCTTTGTGTATGTAATTGTCTGTGCTGTATTAAGAgacattttgtacttttgtgtttgccttgaatttttttattggATGTCATATTgttatactgtgttttttttcccaagtaaGCCGAGAAAGTAAATTTGaattacaagaaaaaacaagcataatatgacatatctctatatctcttaAATTAGCTGTTGTGGCCAGCTAAAAATAGCCACGTGGTGTACTGAGGGGTTATGTATATGGGTGGCTAGAGGTGCGTACCGTACGAGCCGCAGTGTGTCCTTACGGATGTTTATAAGGCTTCGTAAAGTCTTTACTGGTTCCTGAGGTGGAGGGGCTGCATACgggaactgaaaacaaaaagaaaacaaattatagAAGTAAAATACATGTTATGAGACTGAAGAGTAGTAGCATTCATCTTCCCTCAAACCACCCCAACATTCCTCTCTTTACCACAGGGAATTCAGGGTTACACAATGGCCGCGGCTGCTCCTGGTTTAACCTTAACATAAGTGTTTCAGTTGGTCAGCACCAGCAAGATCTGTGCTGACAAGTGCTGAGCCTGAGCAAAAAATCTGCTCAAATGGAGTCTTTCCAGGGACAAGGCTGACAATTCAGACAGCTTTTGAGCACATTTCTGCACACACAGGGACCACAGGAGTGTAAATCAGTCCGTGGTCCAACAgttcctgtctttatttttaaggaCCAGATGGGTGAATTTGACTCTATCAGGAGACTTTTGATAGCATTAATTCACAGATGGATGTGAAATActtcattttttcattattttctctcATGACCAACCCAATCTTTAGCAATAAAGACACACTGAAACCCCTGCAGTAAAAAATCCACATATAATCTTTTAATTTGACCCAATCTGTGAGTCTCCTTTGTTGTGTGCCTGAAGCCTGAAGTTGCTGACTAAGTGTAAAAGGAGAGCTGAAGTGGTTTGAGGATCACTGGAGGAGAAACATGCAGAGAAACACATTACAAGCACTCatctgtccgtgtgtgtgtgtgtgtgtgtgtgtgtgtatgtatgtgtgtgtgtgtttgcgtgtgtgagtgagagagaaaatggcAACAAATTCAGTACTAGTACACATCTGGACTCAGCGGGAGTCACGCCTGTaaactacacaaacaaacacagggagtAACAGATGCTGAAAAGAACCATTCATTGGGAAACTCACAGGCAACACTGTGGGTCTTgtaacacattaaaaataatcaaacatcCGAGGAAAAGTCTGTATTTCCTCACACACtcagaataaaattaaaagctTAGACtggttttcctttttcaaataCAGGAAAGcaatcaccaaagttattacaatgaATGTCTTTATTAACctccatggcaatccatccaaaatTTGCCAAAACATTTCACCTCTCATTTTTACCTTTCATTTTGCGTAAGAAAAGTCAAAGGATCTCCAAATTCTGTAGTGTTCGTCCTCTGgcgaccatgaatgtctgtacaaactTCCACAGCAATCCATCCAAAAgttgttgacatatttcagtccAGACTGAATTGGTGGACTGATGGACAATCATTGTctctagcatggctaaaaatcaattttttaaatctatatgCCGCATGCAGAAGTTACTGAAAACACCTAAATATAGCCCCACCCATTGTTATATTTGGAGAGTGGTGCAGTCTGAGAACACAACTGCAGTTAGTTTTATGATTCCACAGCACAAACTGCTTAGAAACCGATCAAAAATTAGGTAATATTGGTAAAGCTTCGGACACGCAtacaagaaaagagaagaaaaaaaacagcagatgcATCCTGTGCACACAGGAGGATTTTAAACACCCACATAATTGTGAGAAAAACTGCACTCCTAATTTTAGCCCCAGTCTAGACAGAAACAGCAGTGAGACTGAGATTAGCACACACAGCGATGGAGCGGTCTCTCCATATCAGCAAGCCTTTCAGTCTGTGACAAATTCTCTTTCCTCTCCGGACTTGAGCCCTTGTTGATCTGCAGCTCTCATTAGTTAGGTTGAACGAACCCACCGGAGCAACCGCAGCTTATCAACAATTCTGTACAAGGGGAGCCGGGCAGACTATCATTTCACTTCAAATTAGTTTGACAGGATGAGACGCTTATTAATTTCCATTGCCGGATTCACGCCTGCTGAAATGTATCAGCTGCTGTTTGTTGACGAAGAGACGGCTACAGCTTTTACTTGATTAATCAGTTAGTTGATTAACAAAATTATTTTGACAACCAAGTCATCTGTCAAGCCAAAAATGAGCAGTTTGttcttctcaaatgtgaggatttgctgctttttgtctGCTTTTATAATTACAAATTCAATATGTCCGGTTGTGGACTGTTGGTTTAATACAACAAGCAATTTCAAAGACATCACGCTGGGCtgtctgatgttttttaaatattttctggcATTCAATAATCAAAATACTCAGTTGCAGGCCaagatattttctttattttcccccGCTTTATAGCAATTATTTTGTAATCTtcacataaattaaattatgagACTTAAAAGCTCATTCTTGAAAGAACAATTGACAAAAACTTTCAATATCAACTTTCAGTCTAACGCGTGTGAAGTTGTCTTTAAAATGCCCAGCAAATATCATCTATAACTCCTTGACAATTCCATCCACAGAGTAAGAAGATATGTCATGAGTCATACTTtgagtttttaacatttatgaCAGCTGTTATTGTGTGAGAACACCTACCGCCACAGGTCTAGTCCCAAGGAAGTTAAGGTCTGTGTTCTCCCCAAACAGGTAACCCTCCGGATGGGTGGAGTCAAACTTCTCTCCACCCATGATGAAATGGCTGGCGAAGTAACTCCCTGCACAGAGAGGCTCACTTTGAAACACACTTAActcaaaatacatcaaaaatcctctggaaaaaaacatgttaatgacaaagagacaaaaagtggTGAGCACAGCGTGGCTGTGATAGTGGAGAAGAATTCTGTGcatacagttttttattttgacattaggTCAAATGATCTTATTTTTAGATTGTTTAAATCAagttaataatattttttggaggatttaaaaatgtatgcattgcAAGAAACTGTTACATTAGTATCTTTAGCTTTAAAGACTTatcaatatgaggaaaataactATTTTAGGACCCTGtaacagacaaaaatacagattttgttTTGCGATCATTCTTTTGCCAGTTAAAATTCTGCCCACCTGACACTTCACTGGCATAAACACTAACATTTCCCttaaatatttgaacatatAACTAGCAGCGCTATCCACAGACTCAGCCAGGTAAACTCAAACTACTCAAGCTTTATCATCAAGTTAGTACAAGGGAAAGGAGACAAACAATGCCCTGAAAATAAGCTAGGGCATTTTGAATGAAGCTGTGCTGTTTTTGGGTGTACTGCAGCTGTCCACCTGTTTACTGAGACTTTGGGttgatgacaacaaaactaaatAGACGTTCTGCATTTTAATCACAGGGTGAGCTAATATCATAAGACTGTAATAGCGGTGGTGGAGTGTCTTTAAATACATGCTGGACAGGCAAGTTGTGCATCTCCTTGGAGGACTTCTAGCATCTTTCACACTTCTTAATGCAGAAGAGGAGGCAGGCTTTGGATGCTCTGACATTAAAACCATTCACactagaaaaaaaatccatgaaCACAACAAACCATAAACTAAAAAAAGCCACACTGACAATTGTCTCCCTCTCATTACCTCCCTCTCATCACCAGCTGGTAGCAGGTGGGAGAGGCAAGTTGGGTAGAACTCTACTTATTTCTCCCGATTTGCTTCCAGGTTTCATTATGTGAAAGATTTTAAATTTACTTTATGTCTTTGTTTACGATAGAATTGAAAAGCAATAACGATTTCttcacaattcaattttaatacaGTAACATTGGATTACTGCTAAACCTTGATGGGAAGCTGAACACAGTGCTGTAATCCGAAAATGTCATATGGagaaacaataacaatacagATTCAGAAGACAGATGTCAGCTTAAGGTCCAAAGGCCCACAATTTGTGGGCCGGTTAAGGGGTTTTAAGAGGAGTAAGGTTTggtatagtttgacatttttttgatacAGGTGCCAATACCCAAAATTGTTTATCAATATAAACCTTGAAAGATTTGAACAACTAAAGAAAACCTCTCAAAAGCATCAGTGTTGATGTTGTCTTAAAGGtcacatattatgcttttctgtgtttttgtcatatctataatgttggatttttaagTTAAACATGGCCAAAACATGAGCTAAAATGTTTAGATTTTGAACTATTCTGAAATCTccagtttcaacagtttttggATGCCATCAAGCGGGATCTCTGATCTTAATCAgtccttcactgaccaatcagcattcattaaCAGAATGCTAGCTTGTTATGGGCAACGACAACTCAACCTGTAAGAAATCAAAAGGACATAAGACTCGTTCATTCAACTTCCGGCctataatccatgttgaacttcaaaaactacaatcaaatctgagatttctcaaaGACAATCAGGCAAAAGAGACTAATTTTGtcgtctagctccatagactcccattcagtTTGCACATGCCCGCAATCAGACCCCAGttaaactctggtggaactgcaaccaaatgTGGTACAATGGGGCTTAATAGGGGGTAAACAGGCTCTCCGTTGACGGGCTCTGGTAAAACAGAGTGAAACATATTGGGATGTTCCAGGAAGCGTGCTGGCCAACAGAGCAGACTGGGGTTTTTCGGGAGGCTCATACACAGCGTCTCCTACAGAGGctgaatacaggtgcagcagccatgggcagtatgagaataataaaagtgttttttttaacattaaagcatgtaaacgtGTTCTAGTACgaacacaaaatgcaaatataatCCTGAACATGCTATATAATATTTGCCCTTAAAAGCAAACAGGGGTTCAAGAACTTTGCCTTAATAATACataaattctgaaaaaaatatgattttagtCAGAAAATTTCTGATCAAAGAATAATTAAACAGCATACGAATCTCATGGGtactaaatgtgttttaattggagctgaaacaattagtcaatttaaatgaatttttttcttaatttaatttaagacAATCAAGTCATTTTTGCTGGCTTTTATATCTTTCTGCTTCTAAAAACGATTCAAAAATGTCGCACGGGTCCTGGAAAATTATGGTGgacattttacacaatttacCATTTGAActaagaaaataacagaaagataaatcaataattttaaaaacacaaatgccaa
This sequence is a window from Etheostoma cragini isolate CJK2018 chromosome 21, CSU_Ecrag_1.0, whole genome shotgun sequence. Protein-coding genes within it:
- the rnf157 gene encoding E3 ubiquitin ligase RNF157 isoform X9, translating into MGALTSRQNIGVEEVDIPSSSVYRYPPKSGSYFASHFIMGGEKFDSTHPEGYLFGENTDLNFLGTRPVAFPYAAPPPQEPVKTLRSLINIRKDTLRLVRCSEDLKLPGDEAAGKNRACYNVEFTFDADTQVAITIYYQAIEEFHNGVPVYLPQDSSLQSETVHFKRGVCQQFCLPSHTVNLSEWADEELVFDMDKEVFPMVVQAVVDEGDEHLGHSHILLATFEKHMDGSYCVKPLKQKQVVDGVSYLLQEIYGIENKYNSQESKLADDEISDNSAECVVCLSDVRDTLILPCRHLCLCNACADTLRYQANCCPICRLPFRALLQIRAMRKKLSPLSPTSFNPVITSQTSDSEEHSASEHIPPGYEVVSLLEALNGPLNSSVVNPPPLHSGPSHVSGTLPPYSSEPHPALARSLSPPDHSNSSQGLKLKKSGSKSLSQNSSVLPEEEDEKSCSESEACRHKLAVDQEECRVTPDSENLTLSSSGAIDQSSCTGTPLSSTITSPEDPVSSSLVQSVMSMASSHSQHSHISTDTMSSMSGSYLAGAEGEPGEDEGGNADGEENQDAPMESRGPSQQHGVFSVIQEPKEQNYSVAVEEQDSEGNDVTEEDCSSPSIGKDEESCPVHIED
- the rnf157 gene encoding E3 ubiquitin ligase RNF157 isoform X2 produces the protein MGALTSRQNIGVEEVDIPSSSVYRYPPKSGSYFASHFIMGGEKFDSTHPEGYLFGENTDLNFLGTRPVAFPYAAPPPQEPVKTLRSLINIRKDTLRLVRCSEDLKLPGDEAAGKNRACYNVEFTFDADTQVAITIYYQAIEEFHNGVPVYLPQDSSLQSETVHFKRGVCQQFCLPSHTVNLSEWADEELVFDMDKEVFPMVVQAVVDEGDEHLGHSHILLATFEKHMDGSYCVKPLKQKQVVDGVSYLLQEIYGIENKYNSQESKLADDEISDNSAECVVCLSDVRDTLILPCRHLCLCNACADTLRYQANCCPICRLPFRALLQIRAMRKKLSPLSPTSFNPVITSQTSDSEEHSASEHIPPGYEVVSLLEALNGPLNSSVVNPPPLHSGPSHVSGTLPPYSSEPHPALARSLSPPDHSNSSQGLKLKKSGSKSLSQNSSVLPEEEDEKSCSESEACRHKLAVDQECRVTPDSENLTLSSSGAIDQSSCTGTPLSSTITSPEDPVSSSLVQSVMSMASSHSQHSHISTDTMSSMSGSYLAGAEGEPGEDEGGNADGEENQDAPMESRGPSQQHGVFSVIQEPKEQNYSVAVEEQDSEGNDVTEEDCSSPSIGKGGRSRCPELANNNQGVALCDTPSLGLDNEQAPDSRFAGLMYLGGFRPVLEPHPHHTSTTNINLEEQGAENRDGQSPKHPCRGPLIV
- the rnf157 gene encoding E3 ubiquitin ligase RNF157 isoform X6 yields the protein MGALTSRQNIGVEEVDIPSSSVYRYPPKSGSYFASHFIMGGEKFDSTHPEGYLFGENTDLNFLGTRPVAFPYAAPPPQEPVKTLRSLINIRKDTLRLVRCSEDLKLPGDEAAGKNRACYNVEFTFDADTQVAITIYYQAIEEFHNGVPVYLPQDSSLQSETVHFKRGVCQQFCLPSHTVNLSEWADEELVFDMDKEVFPMVVQAVVDEGDEHLGHSHILLATFEKHMDGSYCVKPLKQKQVVDGVSYLLQEIYGIENKYNSQESKLADDEISDNSAECVVCLSDVRDTLILPCRHLCLCNACADTLRYQANCCPICRLPFRALLQIRAMRKKLSPLSPTSFNPVITSQTSDSEEHSASEHIPPGYEVVSLLEALNGPLNSSVVNPPPLHSGPSHVSGTLPPYSSEPHPALARSLSPPDHSNSSQGLKLKKSGSKSLSQNSSVLPEEEDEKSCSESEACRHKLAVDQEECRVTPDSENLTLSSSGAIDQSSCTGTPLSSTITSPEDPVSSSLVQSVMSMASSHSQHSHISTDTMSSMSGSYLAGAEGEPGEDEGGNADGEENQDAPMESRGPSQQHGVFSVIQEPKEQNYSVAVEEQDSEGNDVTEEDCSSPSIGKGGRSRCPELANNNQGVALCDTPSLGLDNEQAPDSRFADEESCPVHIED
- the rnf157 gene encoding E3 ubiquitin ligase RNF157 isoform X7 is translated as MGALTSRQNIGVEEVDIPSSSVYRYPPKSGSYFASHFIMGGEKFDSTHPEGYLFGENTDLNFLGTRPVAFPYAAPPPQEPVKTLRSLINIRKDTLRLVRCSEDLKLPGDEAAGKNRACYNVEFTFDADTQVAITIYYQAIEEFHNGVPVYLPQDSSLQSETVHFKRGVCQQFCLPSHTVNLSEWADEELVFDMDKEVFPMVVQAVVDEGDEHLGHSHILLATFEKHMDGSYCVKPLKQKQVVDGVSYLLQEIYGIENKYNSQESKLADDEISDNSAECVVCLSDVRDTLILPCRHLCLCNACADTLRYQANCCPICRLPFRALLQIRAMRKKLSPLSPTSFNPVITSQTSDSEEHSASEHIPPGYEVVSLLEALNGPLNSSVVNPPPLHSGPSHVSGTLPPYSSEPHPALARSLSPPDHSNSSQGLKLKKSGSKSLSQNSSVLPEEEDEKSCSESEACRHKLAVDQEECRVTPDSENLTLSSSGAIDQSSCTGTPLSSTITSPEGSYLAGAEGEPGEDEGGNADGEENQDAPMESRGPSQQHGEPKEQNYSVAVEEQDSEGNDVTEEDCSSPSIGKGGRSRCPELANNNQGVALCDTPSLGLDNEQAPDSRFAGLMYLGGFRPVLEPHPHHTSTTNINLEEQGAENRDGQSPKHPCRGPLIV